The sequence below is a genomic window from Methanocalculus natronophilus.
ATCCTCAGGCGTAAAAGGTTTGAAAGCTGCCAGATCCATCTGCTCGCACAACCCCTCCAACTGGTATAAATCCTTTACAAGCGGCGAATGTTCAGCTGAGAGTGCCTGCATCAGCATCTCAATAATCGCTCTCCAGGAGACAATTCCCAGAGGGATGCCATCAACAACTATCCTTCGATCTCCATCCCCGTCCTCAATGGAACACTCATCAGAATTCTTGCAGAGCCGAATCAACTCTCCCCAAAGGTTTGGAATCCTCTCATGTGGACAGATGAAAACAAGGGCTTTTTCACCATCATTGCCATTCTCCCTGAGCCTTTTCAGGTACGCAAGGGGCTGATTGAAGGTCAGGCCTGCCCAGAACTTCGCTTCACAGACCAATAGCTCATTATTATTCTGATCTACCCCGACAAGATCCGGGCGCTCCTTACCCTCTCCAACCACCTGAGTACTGAAGAAGAGATCCGGGAATGGTTCAACGCCAACTACTGTCGAGAGATAATTTGAGAATACCTTTCGTGCTGACAAGGAATTTTCCAGGATATAACAGAGGCTCATCGTCGCTACATCTTCAGGCGATCCCCGAATCCTCGAATAGAGATGGGCTAATAGTGAACTCATTCTTTTACCTCAATGAATAATTGTCAATGGCATGCCAATAACGGGCCTTCACTCTCTTTTGCGATCGTACGATGTATTAAGAGAAGAACAAATACTGGCAAATCGATTATTCAATGAGAGGAGATATGTAGCTACCGATTCAAACATGAAGTATGGAACTAGATCAAACAGGGTTACATTATAAGATCATGAAAGAGATACCCCCTAACTACCCTCCGTATTTGGCTGGAACAAGTAACAATAGCGATTTGGCACAAGCGATGTGCATTTACTTGTGTAAACAGAATCCTAAGTGTTTGGCATGGATCGAGAATGTTAGTAATCCATGCAAGATTACAGAAAGTTCTAAACGATATTGGGCCAATAAGGTAAAGCAAGGTCAGGTTTAAGGGAGAAGATGACAAGTAACAATTTTCAGTCCTCAAGTGCCGGGATAATATAATACCTCAGATGAAGGATTATCTTTCTTACATTTCACCAAGACCTCACTATCCAATTACTCTTTCTTTTTTATATAATACTTCTATTACAGAAGATTAGTTACGTTACCCCGGGGATCGATCCCCACCCTCTGGATGAAACAAATGGATCTCTCTTAGATGGATCTTACTTAGATGGATATCTCTTCGTCGCAGGAGTATATACCCCTCTCCTGCAGTCCGAATGTGTTTTCGTTCTTCGGCATCTCTCCTCTCCTGATGATTGATCATACCATGATGAATGATCATACTTTGCAATAGTACACTCTTCTTTTTCCTGACGGAATCGAAATCAAAAGAGAAGAGTCGAGAAGAGAACCTGCTCTGCCAAGAGAACGATAGGGTGGGAGAAAGGATGTTGTTTATTGTCAACTTTCAATCTCGGTCAGGTATGAGGCATAGCATCAGGGGTGCTTTCTTATCTTTCCCATAGTTGTTTAGGACTTTTAGACATTCGTACACATCCCCCTGTAATGGTCTTATGATGGTTATAAAATCCTTGATCAAATGGTAGATATCGCATATCGAGACATTCCTATTTGATCCAGAGGAAGCTCCTCCAGCCGCTGAAAGGAGAGAGCCTGATGGAGGTCGCCATTTTGACGAATACGATCTTCCCCCCGGAAAAGAACCGGTGCATGAACTGTTTCGGGACGGGGAAGGTGACGCCGGTGATGCCGGTGATGGTCGTTTCTTCGGCCTTCATGATTTTCCCTCATACACCTTTACACAGACCCGGTCACGGACCCAGTCACATACCCATTTACTCAGTCATTTACTCACTCACCTACTCACTCACCTACTCACTCACCTACTCACCCCGACCGAGGATCAACTGATAATCCTCTTCCGGGATCTCCCGCATCGCCACCCGGATATGGCCCGTCCACATCGTCTTGTTCTTGATAAACGAGAGCTCCGGGATGAGCGGCTTGAACTCAACTGGCTCCCTGAAGATCTTAATCGGCTTCAGTTTCACCCTATAGGGGAAGACCTCATCCCCCATCCGCTCCGGCGTCACAAAGAGCGGCGCTGAATCTTCATATCCCTCAGATACGATCTCAAATGCACCGGCGACTGCTGAGGGGAGGATCTCATCGCCTTTACCTTCTGTCACCTCTTTCTTCTGCTGGGCGACATAGACCACGATTTTATCGCCCGGCTTCACCCGTTCAATAATCGATTTGTTCCGCTTCGGAACCCCCCAGATGTTCTTCTGCCGGATGATCTCCCAGTTGTCGCGATTGGAGGAGGCAAACCAGTATGTCATGATTGGGAGTTGGTGGGGGGAGAGGATAAAGGTTGTAGCAAGTCAATACCCAGAATGAACCAATCTGCCATCAAAACTTATTACATACCTAAAGGATGATACTGTATCATGACTGATGCTATCTCCTCTCCGGAGCAGATAATTCAAATTGTTAACACCGCTTTGCAAAATCGAAAAAGTAGTGTTGTAAATATTCTTAATGATAAATTGACCTTATCTGTTTTTTCTGAACTTGAGAGAAATTTACATAGCGTTCAGGAAATCAACCTCATCATCCGGGAAGGAAGCACAAATACCAATAGAAAAGAATTGGTACAGGAGTTTGAAATCACAAC
It includes:
- a CDS encoding EVE domain-containing protein, translated to MTYWFASSNRDNWEIIRQKNIWGVPKRNKSIIERVKPGDKIVVYVAQQKKEVTEGKGDEILPSAVAGAFEIVSEGYEDSAPLFVTPERMGDEVFPYRVKLKPIKIFREPVEFKPLIPELSFIKNKTMWTGHIRVAMREIPEEDYQLILGRGE